Genomic segment of Clostridia bacterium:
TTCATCGAGGATTTCACAATACTGATTATAAGCGCTTGCCTTCTTCCCTGTGGGTAGGTAGCGCGACGTTCCATTCTATAAGCGACGGCGCGATGTCAGATAAACAGCAGCGCTGTGAGCAGCGGACAGATAGTTCGGGGAATTGTCGAAGATGCGAGTCGCTGCTACAATTGACTTTGTCAGGCGCCACGCCTGATTCCACCTGAGTGCGCTGGGTTTTCGACCCAGCTCGTCGAGAGTGGGGCTATAGCTCAGTTGGGAGAGCGCATCGTTCGCAACGATGAGGTCGCCGGTTCGAGGCCGGCTAGCTCCACCAGAAAATTTCGCAACCTCCAAAAACCGCAGAAGAAATCAAAACAGCACAGAAAAGTAAATCAAGACAGCACAGAAAAGTGCAGGCGGGCTGCCTGTGCATTGAACGCAAGCTACCTTCCTGCAACGGCATGCGTCCATTTGAGTAGAGAGGTGTGAGATGAACCGTACGATTTGGGTAGTTGCTGCTGCATTTCTGCTGGCGCTTGCTGCGCAGGCGCAGCAGGCGCGCTCGGAAGTCCATCCAGTGAGCGACGTCGTGCGCCAGTTACTCGCGCGGCAGTCGCAGAACATAATTGCAGCCGTCGAAGAGCTACCGGCGGAGAAGTTCGACTTCCGTCCCACTCCTCAGCAGATGACGTTTGCGCACTTGGTGACGCACATGGCGGAGTCGAACACGCTGCTGTGCTCGCGCATTGGGAACGTGTCTGCTCCGCCGCAAGTCAAACTGGTGGACACCGACAAAAAGCCGAAGCTGGTGGAGGGACTACGGCAGTCTTTCGACTTCTGCTCTCGCGCTCTGGACAAGGTGGACGATTCCAAACTCGCGGAGACGATTAACGTCTTCGGAGCCAAACGTGTGTCGCGTGTGGCTGCGATGTTCGCGCTTACGAATGACTGGGCCGACCACTACTCGGCTGCAGCAATGTATCTGCGGCTGAACGGATTGCTGCCGCCAACGGCGAAAAACGCCGGGCCGCAGTCACGAGAGACACCGAACAAACCGAAGTGAATCGTTTCTTCGGGATGGCTCGGATGGCGTTGGAGAGCTAGCGGCTATCCAGCATTCGCAAGGTCTCCAGTACGGTGTTGCCGACGATCTCCAGACTCTGCGGACTCAGTTTGTCTAGCTTATCTTCCGACGTGTGGTGGAAGATGTTGTTGAAGCCGTAGTCGAAATCGATGAGGTCGATAACTGGTATGCCGACATTCGCGAACGGCCGGTGATCGTCGTCCATTGCCGTTTCACGCTTGAAGAAATGTGAGTGGTACCCGAGTTTTTGTGCTGCGCGGCCCACGACCTCAGTCAGCCACGGCGTGGAGTTCTGGTCGCGGTCGATGTTCAGGTCGGCGTCGCCGATCATGTCGAGCAGAATAAAGGCTTTGACTTTTTTCGCAGTGCCATCGTTCTGCCAACGCTCGGCCAGATGGCGGCTTCCATAAAGACTGTCGGTTGCTGTCCACTTTACGGTTGCTTCTTCTCCATCCACCCAGACCAGCCAAACGCTGTATCCGTCACGCTGCGAGGCGCGGAGCACGTCTGCGAACTCAAGCAGGATGCCTGTGCTTGAACCGCCATCGTTTGCGCCGACGTAGTTCTTCAGCGGAAGGTTAGTGTCGTAGTGTCCGGCGATGACGACGACGCCGTCCTTCTTGCCGGGAAACTTCGCGATGAAGTTGCGCATTGGGAAGGCGCCCGCTGGAGTCTGTGCCGTAAAGGCGTCCTCCTCGACGTCAACCCCTTTGAGCTTGGACCGCAAATAGTTTTCAAGCGTCTGGTGTCCAGTGCTTCCGATGGGACGCGGGCCTATGTCCACGACTTCGCGTACATACTGAAAGGCTCGTTTGGCATCAACGCGAGGCGCCGGCGGCGCGTCTTTCGGCGGATCGAAGTCAGAGGCATTCGGTTGTGCGGCTTGGGCCGCGGCCTGAACGTTATTGGCCCCGGCTTGCGACGAATCTGTCTGGCCGCGCGTGCAACCAGAGAACGCGAGAGTACCGCAAAGCGCCAGGATGGCTGCAAGCATTACGCCTCTCTTCATTCCTTTACCTCGAGGACTGGTTCCGAATGCCCTATTTTCGGATCCCTCAGTTACGCCGGACGCCGTATTGAGTCGCAGGAAGTTGCTGGTGAGCGCCTACTCCTGAAGCGCACGTTTCCGGCGCTTGGGGTGAACCAGCCAGGCAACGCCGATGCTGAGAAGATATAGGACAATCATGGGCGCGGCAAACACGCACATGTTCATGATATCGGTGGTTGGCGTCAGGATGGCGGCGAACACGAATATCACCAGAATCGAGTAGCGCAGGTTATGCCACATCCATCCAGCGGAGATAACTCCCATCAAAGCAAGGAAGAAGACAAGGATTGGCATCTCGAACACAACACCGAGTCCGAGAATAATGGTCATGAACAAATCTGTGTATTCGCCGATAGTGATCATCGGCGTGAACTGCAAGCCGTAGCCGACCAGAAAATCGAGGGCTGCCGGGTAAACGATCTTGTATCCGAAGAATCCCCCGGCAAGAAACAGGAATATCGTGCTGCACATGAAGGGCACAACGTAACGCCGTTCATGGCGATAAAGTCCGGGGGCGATGAACGCCCATACCTGATACAGGATGAATGGCGATGCTACGAAAATGCCGGCGATAAGGCCGATTTTCAAATAGATATTGAACGGCTCAGTCGGGTTCAGATACACGAGCTTCTGCTCGAGCTGATGTCGGTGCAACGCCTCTATGATCGGCCGCTGCATGTAGCCGAAGATCTTTTCCGACCAGTACCAGCACAGTCCGAATCCGCCTGCGACTGCCAGAACCGAAAAAATGATGCGACGCCGCAATTCCTCAAGGTGCTCAAGGAAGCCCATTGCGGGGAGGTCGGGAGCGGCCGTGGGACTACTGTTGCGAGCGGTGGCAGGCTCAGGCATTCGACCTCTTCGATTCCTGCTCGGCAGGTGCTGGCGTTGCAGACTCATCCGCTATCGGCTCGGAGGGCGCCCCAGAGGGCCAGGGTTGGTGTTGCGGAGGCTCGATGCTCTCTTCGACCGGCCGAGGCGGTGTCATCGGTGAGTTGATCACGGTTCCTTCCGGTGGCGAAAGATTGACCAGTTCGCTTCCAGCAACGGGCTTTTCTTTGATCGCCTGCTGGCGCTGTTGCTGATCAAGCACGTCGATCTCGGTTTCCAACTGGTTTCGGAATTCGTTACTGGCGCGTTTGAACTCATTCATTGCCTTTGCCAGTTGTCTGCCAAGTTCCGGAAGCTTCCGCGGCCCGAAGATAACAAGGGCCATGAGGAAGATAAAAATCATTTCTGGCATACCGAGATTCATAGATTCATCATAAAGCTTCGGGCGCGTTGGGGCCAGACGCTTGCTAGAGTCGGCACTTGCGAGCTACTCACATAAGAGCTACTTCAGGGCAAACAGGGCGTTCACGTGCGCGGTGACGGTAATCTTCTGAGGCGAAAATCCTTCGGTAGGCGCTGCCATGTCCTGCTGCGCCATTCCGGCTCTCATCGTTTCCATTTTGGCCATCACAACGGGCACCGGCTCGTAAGTGTCCACCGAGGCATAGGAGAGTTCGCCAAGAACTCGCCCGCCTGCCT
This window contains:
- a CDS encoding DinB family protein; translation: MNRTIWVVAAAFLLALAAQAQQARSEVHPVSDVVRQLLARQSQNIIAAVEELPAEKFDFRPTPQQMTFAHLVTHMAESNTLLCSRIGNVSAPPQVKLVDTDKKPKLVEGLRQSFDFCSRALDKVDDSKLAETINVFGAKRVSRVAAMFALTNDWADHYSAAAMYLRLNGLLPPTAKNAGPQSRETPNKPK
- a CDS encoding M28 family peptidase; its protein translation is MKRGVMLAAILALCGTLAFSGCTRGQTDSSQAGANNVQAAAQAAQPNASDFDPPKDAPPAPRVDAKRAFQYVREVVDIGPRPIGSTGHQTLENYLRSKLKGVDVEEDAFTAQTPAGAFPMRNFIAKFPGKKDGVVVIAGHYDTNLPLKNYVGANDGGSSTGILLEFADVLRASQRDGYSVWLVWVDGEEATVKWTATDSLYGSRHLAERWQNDGTAKKVKAFILLDMIGDADLNIDRDQNSTPWLTEVVGRAAQKLGYHSHFFKRETAMDDDHRPFANVGIPVIDLIDFDYGFNNIFHHTSEDKLDKLSPQSLEIVGNTVLETLRMLDSR
- the tatC gene encoding twin-arginine translocase subunit TatC, producing MPEPATARNSSPTAAPDLPAMGFLEHLEELRRRIIFSVLAVAGGFGLCWYWSEKIFGYMQRPIIEALHRHQLEQKLVYLNPTEPFNIYLKIGLIAGIFVASPFILYQVWAFIAPGLYRHERRYVVPFMCSTIFLFLAGGFFGYKIVYPAALDFLVGYGLQFTPMITIGEYTDLFMTIILGLGVVFEMPILVFFLALMGVISAGWMWHNLRYSILVIFVFAAILTPTTDIMNMCVFAAPMIVLYLLSIGVAWLVHPKRRKRALQE
- a CDS encoding twin-arginine translocase TatA/TatE family subunit yields the protein MNLGMPEMIFIFLMALVIFGPRKLPELGRQLAKAMNEFKRASNEFRNQLETEIDVLDQQQRQQAIKEKPVAGSELVNLSPPEGTVINSPMTPPRPVEESIEPPQHQPWPSGAPSEPIADESATPAPAEQESKRSNA